GTGTGTCTTCTGTTTGTGGCTGGTGCCATTTCGGCTAGTGCGCATGTACCAAAAAGTGGAAATGAGTTGGTTTCTATGGTCGTGAGCAACTGTGTCGATATGGATTGTGTGAAGTTTAACGTTCTGAGGTATCTCGATGGATTGCTGCAGATAGAGGGTGATTCTGCAAGGGGTGTGAAGGTGAATATCGAAGGAATCTGTAGAGAAAACTCAAAATGAGGCAGTTATCAGATTACTTGCAGAATATGTCATTTCAGATCTTTTTCTCTCCATATAGTTATCATTTGGTTTTGCCGTATCAAAAACTTGACTTTTTGCAGGACATTGACGCCGCCATCTTCAAGAGGGTAGCGAAAGTGTTGAAAACCAACGAATTCAGGTTCAAACTGCCCCAAGCGCTCTTCGATGGAAGCGAACTCGTCTACAACCCCAAAACTGGTCTCGACATAAACGAACACTCGCAATGTAAGCCTAAACCGTTGAATACCCTTCGAGTTGTTTAAAATTTTCGGTTTCAGCTAGAGGAATCTTGAAGAAGAAGCTCCTGTTCCCCATTCTTCTCTTGATGAAATTGAAGATGCAACTGCTCATGCCCGTCTTGCTCGGTATCATCGGTTTGAAATCAATCAAAGCTCTGATTATCAGCAAACTGGCCTTGGGTATTGTGCTTGGATTCTTGATCTACCAATTGTGTACCAAAGCAGGCAAGTTCCATTGATTGTTTTAGCGTGGCTCACTCCTAACTGACTCATTCGATTCCAGGTATGCCTATGCCAATGTCTATGGCTCCAATGCCATCTGAACCCCCATCTTCAATCTATGGACCACCCAGCACTGCTCCCCCATTGGATTCCTACAACCCCAACTACGATCCATCTGCCAGCCAGGGTGGACCTTATGCCAGGATATGGACACCAAACAATGGTGAAGCTCAACAGGTCGCCTATTCAGCCTACTACCCTGGATCAGCCTCTTCCTCCACCACCCAGCCTTGAGCTACCTTCACTTTCAACTTTTAATTTATTATGACCACTAAATTATTTTGTATATATAGGAAGTTCAATAAAAGaattatttatgaattttttgttcCACAAACAAAAAAAACCCTCAAATCACTGCGAAATGTAGCTCAAATATTGAAATGATTCAAACAAAAGACGTTTCCCAAAGTTCCAAAGGAGATATACATATTTCAAATTAAGTCCAACCTCAGCAACCTTCTTCATTTTTCAGCCTTTGGAATTGATCGGCTTCAACTATGCCAGATAGCCTATAGTTGTCTGTCGAATTTTGCATATTTGAAGGTAGTTGTTTCTAAAAATCTAGATATTCATCTCCCAAAAGTCGAGCCACTAAATTGCAATAAGGGTTgtcgtttttttttcatccaTCGTATGTCCCATTAACCAAAGAAGTTTGTAGGTTCTACGAACATATTTTATTGACAGTTTTGGCATCTGTGGCATTTGACACATCTAAAAGTTTTTCTGATTGTTCCCTCGTAAAGATTCCAAATGTCTGCCGAACCAAGGTGAGTCGACTTTCGCATTTTTCCAATCCTCAAGAGTTTTTACCCCACAGACTCTTGGACCTGGATATTTTTCCTGTTCAAGATGTTTCTGACGACAGATTCGATGGGATCATCATTGTCGCAGCCCCAAACTTGGTCGCAGATAACAAAGAATTCGGTAGAACCCTGATGTTAGCCATCGAGCTCGATAACGGTTTACGTACAGAGGCTGGAGTGATACCTGTACCCGATTCCAAAGTTAAGAGAATTGTTTTTTCGCCAACAGGTTGCGTTGATGAAGATTACGACGATGTTAGATGTTTCCGAAAGGCTGCCAACATTGCGATAAGGCGTGCTATTAAGGCTGGTGTGCAGAAACCTATGGTTTACTTACAGGGGCATCCCCAATTCAATAACTCACCCTTAGTGACTCTCCTTGGAATTTTAGAAGGCCTTTATGTGGTAGTAGATCCACTGTTATCTTAAGACCGTTTCATCAGCTGTTTCTTCATTTCAAGCACATACAAATTCGAGAAATGGCTCCACACAAAAACCACAACATAAAGACCATCGGGATCTACACCAAATTTCAAGATGAGGTGGATAGTTTGATCCAAACAGCAATAGTTCTGGAGACAGGCAGAAGGGTGGCTTGCGATATAGGGGATTCTGATCCAGAAAGAATGTCTCCTCCAAAAGTTGAGGAATATGTGACAGCTCTATTCTCGAATACCTCGGTGAAAATGACCGTCATAAAGGAGGCCAAGGAGTTTGCTAAAGATTATCCACTGTTCGAAGCAGTTAACAGAGCAGCCAGTAAGATTCAACGTCATCAAGGCAGAATAATGTTCTTGGAATACGTACCCAAAgtgaatattattatattttattattttctcgtCATTTTTAGGTCTATGACTTCTTCTACTAGATGGACACTACTGGGGGCACAATAAACCTTAAGATTGCAGTGCAATGAAACCCTCTTTAAATCTTCAACCACAATCTACCTTTATAGCTTGCTTTTGTATTTAAAACCTACATTCTTCATTATCGATACAGGAAGAAGTTCTGAAAACTCTGTTCCTAGTGGGAAAAGGAGTGACATATGACACTGGTGGCGTTGATGTCAAAATAAACGGTGGAATGGCCGGTATGTCCAGAGACAAATGCGGTGCGGCTGCAGCTGTTGGTTTCCTGAAGATGGTGGAACTGCTTCAACCGAAACACATGAGAGTGGTGGTGGGAATTGGCGTGGTTAGGAATAGTGTAGGGTCCAACTCTTACGTGCAAGATGAACTGATCAAGGCTAGATCTGGAGTTATGGTTAGGATTGGAAATACGGATGCAGAAGGAAGGATGATTATGGCAGACGTTCTTTGTAAGGTGATTTCAACGAATAACCTCCCGGAAAAGTTACCACTAATTCTTTATTCGGCAGATCAAAGAGATGGCGATTACTGCAGTCAATCCACATCTGTACACGATCGCTACTTTGACTGGTCATGCGGTTATAACCGCTGGTTTTGGTTATAATATAGGTGATTTAAGATTAAACCACATTTTAATGGAAAAATAGGGAAGTAATGTCTTTTTAGTGATCGACAATGGTCCAGCAAAAAAGGAGAAACATGCACAGAAGCTGCAACTTATGGGGGAAGAGATTGGAGATCCATACGAAATATCTGTTCTCCGTAGGGAAGATTTCGATTTTGTCAAAGGGCAAGGGGTCGGGGATGATGTCCTTCAGAGTAACAACAAACCGTCTTCAGTCACTCAAAGAGGACATCAAGGTAAGGAAACTATTTCCTGGAAGCACATGATTACACAGCTTTTTCCAGCTCCTTTTGCTTTTCTCATAATGTCTTCTGGGTTAGATAAGCACGGATCCGGTCATCAAAAACCGCTGAAGTATAGCCACATAGATATAGCAGCATCTACATTGAACTACCCTCATCCTGGAACTGGAGCACCCGTTTTATCTTTGGCTAACGCATACCTTCTATGTTCAGAGACGTGTTCTGCTAGTTCTGCCACgaaatggaaataaaaaaattattatggtTGATACTTTATAAGTTACAAATATGAAATGCGTCACTCTAGTGACATCTACTGAAATAAGTAGTTAGATCATTAACTCATTAGCGTCCATGTCATACAGTACTTGAGATGAAAGCTCAGATAACAGAGTAGAATGTCGAATGAATGTTAAGATTCCAAATTTAAGATTGATTTCTCTCTGGACTGAATTTTAtgaggaaaaaaaaagaaaaatgcgaGAAATCTGGTGGAGTCATCTAGTGTTCAGTAGAGAAACTGAATACTTATTAAATTCAGGAAGTACACTTTGCTGAATCAGGTTCTGTAATGTCTATTTTAGTGACTGCAAccagacagtggcgacaattatCATcgtttcatcgttttagcaagaatatggcggatttggtcacgtgacgtgacgtgagccaatccgcgtTCCGAATTAGAggtcatagcattgaaatctgtgcttttaagccgccatattcttgctaaatttccaattgtcacTGTAATGTCTATAATTTGTGGGCGCCAGCTAGTACATGGTAGCCAAACTGAATGACTCCTTCCCAAATAAAACAGACATCTGTTCAGTTTATACAGATTTCTTCTGTCGGTTGTGTATCATAATTGTTAGTTCATCAGATCGATCCTAGAGCAATTATGCTGATAAAAATTATCTATAACCTCCCCCCCTATGGGTGCGATATTAGATTACAAATAGAATATCATTACATTACGTTGGTTTCCGCAAAACAGAAAAGGGAACATAACCTAGAAATACATCAAAGCTGGGAACAATGACTCTGGACAACGGGTAAAATGATTCATCTCATCGTTCGCACTAATCctcaaatatttccatttcaGAGTGTTTTCCCTGGACATAAGGCCTGTGGAAGACTTGAACGACCCCCAATACGATGGAATCATCTTGGTGGTAGCCCCCGATCAAGTAGACAGTGTAGAAGAATTTTCCGGGGTTGTGAAAGAAGCCCTTGCCCTAGACGCAACCCTGAAGACCGAGGTAGGGGTTCTTGCCATTCCGCAATTCAATGCAAAAAGACTGATTTATGCACCTACCGGAGCCATTGATGTGGATTACGACGATGTCAGATGCTTCAGAAGAGCTGGGCTGAATGCCATCAAGCGTGCATGCAAAGCAGGAGTCAAGAACCCActggtttacattttgggaCACCCGGACTACAAGAATGCGGCACTGGTCACTCTTCTGGGCGTTTTGGAGGGGCTTTACGTGGTGAGGAATATTTTTTAACACGCTTTATTGGTGACACTGTGTCTTGGGTCAAATCCTTTGTTTCCTGCTGAACAAAGAGAATGGTTACAGGTAACTTTGTTCCTTTTTCTTACCTGTGGCCTCGTCGACGGTAGGTGCCGCCATGAgttgctttcattgatttaaCAGTCTGCTCTTTAGAGAACAGGGATTTTGAAGAAGGATGGTGAAATGCGGTATATTTATATATGTGTCTATATATATAGATACTAAGTCTGCtattttcaagattttgttagtttcctcaaaaaagaatccagaaattcgaaaaattatcgAACATTTCCATCTTACGGGAAATATGGATACTTAGTGCCAAGGTATTGGAAAATTTtgcagaaaaaatatttaaaaattttctcatttctgAAAATACTACGCTTTTTTCTCTAAACTCAAAATATATTAAACGATTTTCACCAAATGGGTAAATGAGGGCAAACAGTTTACTTTCACGCacttgaagatgctattgtgatagcgaacgAAACACTTGTCgtggttcaaaaactcattttgtgaaaatcgtataatataTCTTAAGTTTCTctcaatgaataatttcattgaatacAAATTTTCGCCATTATTCTCCTGGGAAacaaattaaaacaaaaaattcaaaatcatcATCTACAAACACGTATAAAGTAATTATCATTGAAACCTCACGCCCCTAAGTGATAAGAAACAATCGACGAGTGCATAATACACTTTGATATGTTCAATATATGAATAAACATCAATAGAGATGAGCATCAAAACGTGATTTGGATTTATATCGATCAAGTGGTACTTCCATGTTGATATTGGTATCATAAATCGAAAGTTCAATATTTGCTACATCCAGAtaagataaaaaattcatttggaTGTGGATCATTGTTCCGCGATGCATTGTGGTAATTCAAATGAGATATTCAATTTCCCAGAAATAAGATGAAAGGATTGAGTAATAGTTTCGTAGATTCATCTCAGGAATACACAGAGATTACGAACCCTTCAAAATAATTGTACACAATCGAAAAACTATACGCAACGACTGGAAAATATAGAGACTACCATACAATCAAGATTACGAAATAAAACAAATTAGTAGAAAGTTTATTCAAAATACGCCTTGAGGTAGACATCAAAAAGCTTCTTCTTGGTTCTTCCAGCCGATCCAAATACGAGAATTCAATCCATCTAAATTGCATAGCATCCAGAAGGTCGGCGTGTACGGTAAACAGTCTATCGAGAAGGAAAACCTCATCAATTTAGCTAAAACCTTGGAGTACGGGCGAAGGGTTGCTTGTGACATAGGGGATGGAGATCCAGAAAGAATGGCACCCCCAAAGGTCGAAGAATACATCACCAAGCTATTCTCGGGCACCGACGTTTCAGTTTCTGTGGTCAAGGATGAGGATAAGTTACGCAAGGAGTATCCCCTTTTCGAGGCTGTCAACAGAGCTGCTAGCAACATAAAAAGACACCAGGGGAGGATCATCTTCTTAGAGTACAAACCAAAGGTAGGACGATGATGAAACGAAACGGTGTTGGTGCTGAAACCCTTAATTTTCCAGGGTGAAATCACCAAAACGGTGTTCTTGGTAGGTAAAGGGGTAACGTACGATACAGGTGGCGCTGATGTTAAGGCTGGTGGTGTCATGGCTGGTATGTCAAGGGATAAGTGCGGTGCTGCTGCAGTTGCTGGTTTCTTCCAAGTGCTCAGCCTGCTCAAACCGAAGAGTATAAGGGTCGTAGGAGGGCTCAGCATGGTCAGAAATAGCATAGGCTCAAATGGGTACGTTTCTGACGAACTGATCACTGCCAGATCGGGCAAACTTGTAAGGGTTGGAAACACAGATGCTGAAGGAAGAATGGTGATGGCAGATGTACTGTGCAAGGTGAGTTTTtccatattattatttattcattattcgaAGTCATTTCATGGGAAGAATATGGACTGATAGTGTCTCAGTCATTTTCTCAGAACCTCAACATGAAATTTGGAGAATTTTAAGATACTTTTGAGAACGGAGCTTATGAGGAAATGTTTACGCTGTTGACATTGACAATGATCTCTCACGTTCCTACCTAGGAATAATCCAGTATAAAGATGACCGTCActtatatatatacatatatatgaaTATCACCTTTGAAAAGAACGGTAATTCCAATTCCTAACTGTTCATATCCAGTGTCCGACCTTACAATTTCAAACAATTCATTATCCGACGAAAAAACGCTGTAAATCGATAATGCTGATTAAAGTTACTGTTTCATAGATCATTCTACATAATAATTATGCATAGCATTAAAAATCTATTACTTCATATTACTCAATgcgaaattgaaatatttgtgcaTGTCCCAACGTGTGGTGAAGTGGTAATACATAATGCATTTAcgcgattttttcacatcttttCAAATGTCACACGTGTTTCACACAGATACCGTATTAATTATGTAATGGTAAACGTGAGTTGCGACCGCATACGGAACACGTGATAAGGTAGaatggtattttgaaaaaatcgattacCGTTAAATCCAGGTATTACAGATGATAATGGCTGATTGGTGATTCTAACGACCTTAGCTCTTTGAATTAATTTGAATGGTGGATGATTCCGGATTTGAAGCCATAGAAGCTACTTGACATATTTGCCTGACAATTTAACCTTAAACTTGGCCATATCAAAGAATTGCAGATGGCGACGATGTCAATTCAATTGTCAAAAGTCAAAATCTCTTTTCTGACAAATGACAGTGAGTTGCTATTGCTTTGGAAAGATCCATGTCCTGCTTTGATTGAAGTATTAACAAAGAtgaaatggtaaaagaaaaatcTGATTCAACAATTAGAAAGTTCCAGCCACAGAAAAGGAAAATATTTTCAGGATTGCAGGAAATTGAAGAAGAccgaaaaattttcatcatattgTCATGATCGTGTATTTGTTGAACTTGTTTATGTTATGAGCACTCACGACCTAAGTTCTTTGAATTAATTGATTTCCGACAGTTCAACCAACCTTTAACTTGGCCATATCAATGAATTGCAAATGGCGACCACGTCAATTTAATTGTCAAAAGTCTAAATCTCGTTCTTTTGACATCAGACAGGAAGTTGCGATAGTTTGGAAAGATCCATGTCTTGGTATGATTGAAAACGTGATTCAACAATAAGAATGTTCCAGCCacaaaaaaggaaaatatttACAGGATTTCTGGAAATTAAAGAAGGCTGAAAAGTTTTCATCCTATAACGGTGATAGTGTGTTTACTTCTTGAACTTGTTTACCTATGAGCACTCACCCACCTTATCAGGAAGTCAGAGTAGACTAACCCTGATCGCCTTAAAAAAGCCGTTTTTATAGTTTCACGTTTAATTATCACATGCAAGAGGTCACAGCATCGAAATTGACGCCCTGCGGTTCTGTTAACTGTACTCTATTTCTAATCGGA
Above is a window of Coccinella septempunctata chromosome 5, icCocSept1.1, whole genome shotgun sequence DNA encoding:
- the LOC123313467 gene encoding uncharacterized protein LOC123313467, translated to MWKIVCLLFVAGAISASAHVPKSGNELVSMVVSNCVDMDCVKFNVLRYLDGLLQIEGDSARGVKDIDAAIFKRVAKVLKTNEFRFKLPQALFDGSELVYNPKTGLDINEHSQSRGILKKKLLFPILLLMKLKMQLLMPVLLGIIGLKSIKALIISKLALGIVLGFLIYQLCTKAGMPMPMSMAPMPSEPPSSIYGPPSTAPPLDSYNPNYDPSASQGGPYARIWTPNNGEAQQVAYSAYYPGSASSSTTQP
- the LOC123313466 gene encoding putative aminopeptidase W07G4.4 isoform X1, yielding MSAEPRLLDLDIFPVQDVSDDRFDGIIIVAAPNLVADNKEFGRTLMLAIELDNGLRTEAGVIPVPDSKVKRIVFSPTGCVDEDYDDVRCFRKAANIAIRRAIKAGVQKPMVYLQGHPQFNNSPLVTLLGILEGLYVHIQIREMAPHKNHNIKTIGIYTKFQDEVDSLIQTAIVLETGRRVACDIGDSDPERMSPPKVEEYVTALFSNTSVKMTVIKEAKEFAKDYPLFEAVNRAASKIQRHQGRIMFLEYVPKEEVLKTLFLVGKGVTYDTGGVDVKINGGMAGMSRDKCGAAAAVGFLKMVELLQPKHMRVVVGIGVVRNSVGSNSYVQDELIKARSGVMVRIGNTDAEGRMIMADVLCKIKEMAITAVNPHLYTIATLTGHAVITAGFGYNIVIDNGPAKKEKHAQKLQLMGEEIGDPYEISVLRREDFDFVKGQGVGDDVLQSNNKPSSVTQRGHQAPFAFLIMSSGLDKHGSGHQKPLKYSHIDIAASTLNYPHPGTGAPVLSLANAYLLCSETCSASSATKWK
- the LOC123313466 gene encoding putative aminopeptidase W07G4.4 isoform X2, with protein sequence MLAIELDNGLRTEAGVIPVPDSKVKRIVFSPTGCVDEDYDDVRCFRKAANIAIRRAIKAGVQKPMVYLQGHPQFNNSPLVTLLGILEGLYVHIQIREMAPHKNHNIKTIGIYTKFQDEVDSLIQTAIVLETGRRVACDIGDSDPERMSPPKVEEYVTALFSNTSVKMTVIKEAKEFAKDYPLFEAVNRAASKIQRHQGRIMFLEYVPKEEVLKTLFLVGKGVTYDTGGVDVKINGGMAGMSRDKCGAAAAVGFLKMVELLQPKHMRVVVGIGVVRNSVGSNSYVQDELIKARSGVMVRIGNTDAEGRMIMADVLCKIKEMAITAVNPHLYTIATLTGHAVITAGFGYNIVIDNGPAKKEKHAQKLQLMGEEIGDPYEISVLRREDFDFVKGQGVGDDVLQSNNKPSSVTQRGHQAPFAFLIMSSGLDKHGSGHQKPLKYSHIDIAASTLNYPHPGTGAPVLSLANAYLLCSETCSASSATKWK
- the LOC123313522 gene encoding putative aminopeptidase W07G4.4 translates to MTLDNGVFSLDIRPVEDLNDPQYDGIILVVAPDQVDSVEEFSGVVKEALALDATLKTEVGVLAIPQFNAKRLIYAPTGAIDVDYDDVRCFRRAGLNAIKRACKAGVKNPLVYILGHPDYKNAALVTLLGVLEGLYVPIQIREFNPSKLHSIQKVGVYGKQSIEKENLINLAKTLEYGRRVACDIGDGDPERMAPPKVEEYITKLFSGTDVSVSVVKDEDKLRKEYPLFEAVNRAASNIKRHQGRIIFLEYKPKGEITKTVFLVGKGVTYDTGGADVKAGGVMAGMSRDKCGAAAVAGFFQVLSLLKPKSIRVVGGLSMVRNSIGSNGYVSDELITARSGKLVRVGNTDAEGRMVMADVLCKFKEMALEAVDPHLYTVATLTGHACLTVGVGYSIVMDNGPARKAKHAECLTSKGEEISEPFEISTIRKEDLEFHKGQAVGDDILQCNNLPSSRTARGHQGPGAFLILAAGLSGHGSGDAVPLKYSHLDIAASAGDFPNPATGAPVLALANKYLL